The following proteins are co-located in the Nitrospirota bacterium genome:
- a CDS encoding sigma-54 dependent transcriptional regulator, producing MQRVLIVDDEKSMREFLSIVLKKEGYDVTVAAHGPEALSLIDKEIYDLVVSDIKMPGLSGLDLLKAVKAVSPSTIVLMMTAFASTETAVEAMREGAYDYLTKPFKIDEVKLLVKNALERKQLQDENTRLKQVVQDRASFEQIVGRSEKLNKVLDLIRKVADANSNVLIFGESGTGKELVARAIHYNSRRRERPFVTVNCSALPEPLLESELFGHMKGSFTGAISNKEGLFEIANDGTIFLDEIGETPLGIQVKLLRVLQEKEFRRVGGTRDMKIDVRIVAATNRDLEKAIADGRFREDLYYRLDVIPIHLPPLRERPEDIPLLVEAFLQKFTQEMGKTIARIEPEAIDLLSKQEWKGNVRELENVMERLVALAGTGAIGPEQVRECLPRSTEDPIPMSLPPDGVDLEGMIATIERDFLLKALQRTHGVKKDAASLLGLDFRSFRYRLSKYGIR from the coding sequence GGAGATCTACGATCTGGTCGTCTCCGACATCAAGATGCCGGGTTTGTCGGGCCTGGACTTGCTCAAGGCCGTAAAAGCGGTCTCGCCGTCCACCATCGTGTTGATGATGACGGCGTTCGCCTCCACCGAGACCGCGGTCGAGGCCATGCGCGAGGGCGCGTACGACTATCTGACCAAGCCGTTCAAGATCGACGAAGTCAAGTTGCTCGTCAAGAACGCCCTGGAGCGCAAGCAGCTCCAGGACGAGAACACCCGGCTCAAGCAGGTGGTCCAGGATCGCGCGTCGTTCGAGCAGATCGTGGGGCGCAGCGAGAAGCTCAACAAGGTCCTCGACCTGATTCGGAAAGTCGCCGACGCGAACAGCAACGTCCTCATCTTCGGCGAAAGCGGGACCGGCAAGGAACTGGTCGCGCGGGCCATCCACTACAACAGCCGGCGGCGGGAGCGGCCGTTCGTGACGGTCAACTGCAGTGCGTTGCCCGAACCGTTGCTGGAGAGCGAGCTGTTCGGGCACATGAAAGGGTCGTTCACCGGTGCGATCAGCAACAAGGAGGGCCTGTTCGAAATCGCCAACGACGGGACGATCTTTTTGGACGAAATCGGCGAGACGCCGCTCGGGATTCAGGTCAAACTCTTGCGGGTGTTGCAGGAAAAAGAGTTTCGCCGGGTTGGCGGCACCCGCGACATGAAGATCGACGTCCGCATCGTGGCGGCCACGAACCGGGATCTTGAAAAGGCCATCGCGGACGGTCGGTTTCGAGAAGACCTCTACTACCGGTTGGACGTCATCCCGATCCACCTGCCCCCGCTGCGCGAGCGACCCGAAGACATCCCCTTATTGGTCGAAGCCTTTCTCCAAAAGTTCACCCAGGAGATGGGCAAAACCATCGCCCGGATCGAACCCGAAGCCATCGACCTGCTCAGCAAACAGGAGTGGAAGGGCAACGTGCGGGAGCTCGAGAACGTCATGGAGCGCCTCGTCGCGCTCGCCGGCACGGGAGCGATCGGTCCGGAGCAGGTCCGAGAGTGCTTGCCGCGATCCACCGAAGACCCCATCCCGATGTCGCTGCCTCCCGACGGCGTGGATCTCGAAGGCATGATCGCCACCATTGAACGAGATTTTCTGCTCAAGGCGCTCCAGCGCACACACGGCGTGAAGAAAGACGCCGCCAGCCTTCTGGGATTGGATTTCCGGTCGTTCCGGTACCGGTTGAGCAAGTACGGCATCCGATAG